In Actinoplanes derwentensis, the following proteins share a genomic window:
- a CDS encoding carbohydrate ABC transporter permease: MLFPVYWMINVSFTKDTDLRADPPHFFPYDGTLEGYRAVIEQQMPYLGTSLIVGLGTVALTLLLSAPAGFALAKLRPKGGGALSFVLLIAQMIPGIIMAMGFYAIYLRLGVLNTIPGLILADSTIAVPFGVLIFTAFMSGIPDELINAAMIDGASTWRTFVSVILPVSRNAIVTVSLFAFLWAWSDFVFATTLDGGGDAQPITLGIYHYIGNNNQQWNAIMATAVVASIPATLLLILAQRYVAAGVTAGAVKD, from the coding sequence ATGTTGTTCCCGGTCTACTGGATGATCAACGTGTCGTTCACCAAGGACACCGACCTCAGGGCCGACCCACCCCACTTCTTCCCGTACGACGGGACCCTCGAGGGTTACCGCGCGGTCATCGAGCAGCAAATGCCGTACCTGGGAACGAGTTTGATCGTGGGTCTCGGCACCGTGGCCCTGACCCTGCTGCTCTCCGCGCCCGCCGGATTCGCCCTGGCCAAGCTGCGGCCGAAAGGCGGCGGCGCGCTCAGTTTCGTCCTGCTGATCGCCCAGATGATCCCCGGAATCATCATGGCGATGGGGTTCTACGCCATCTACCTGCGCCTCGGTGTCCTCAACACGATCCCCGGCCTGATCCTCGCCGACTCGACCATCGCGGTGCCGTTCGGTGTGCTGATCTTCACCGCGTTCATGTCCGGCATCCCGGACGAGCTGATCAACGCCGCGATGATCGACGGCGCGTCGACCTGGCGCACCTTCGTCTCGGTGATCCTGCCGGTGTCCCGCAACGCGATCGTCACGGTCAGCCTGTTCGCCTTCCTGTGGGCGTGGTCCGACTTCGTCTTCGCCACCACCCTCGACGGCGGCGGTGACGCCCAGCCGATCACCCTCGGCATCTACCACTACATCGGCAACAACAACCAGCAGTGGAACGCGATCATGGCCACCGCCGTGGTCGCCTCCATCCCCGCGACGCTGCTGCTCATCCTGGCCCAGCGTTACGTCGCCGCCGGTGTGACCGCCGGCGCCGTCAAGGACTGA
- a CDS encoding glycoside hydrolase family 127 protein — MSLAPYGPVVPTPGALGVFRPLPADAVRFAPDGLLGGWQARNIAATLPHCVDRLGTYGNLDNLRRVTGDSDAGFRGFWFADTDVHKTLEAAFWSGSAPAFIETAAALLEKAQDPDGYLNSYYQDAANRPKQWGELHFSHEMYTAGHLIQAAVAAARSAPGDAVAQQVVSVARRFADLLVQRYEQSNEVDGHPEIETALAELYRVTGHRPYLDLAARFLGNRGHGVLGEGRFGSAYYQDHEPLRAVSEVTGHVVRQLYLLAGAVDVAVETGDTALLAVAERLWDSAIDSRTYLTGGQGSRHRDEAYGDAYELPPDRAYAETCAAIASFQLGWRLLLATGNVAYADEMERVLHNAIAASTAVDGTAFFYSTPLQRRTGHDGGGENAPGHRLDWYDCACCPPNLARLMASLHTYAATGDDDGLQLHLYGTGTFTTGVHTVEVRTTYPWDEQINVTVTSDSANPWALSLRVPAWCADVRLTINGTPAPGRSQVHDGYLRLHRIWHAGDQVVLTLAMPARLVAAHPRVDAVRGAAALVRGPLVYCLEHADTTGSLFEDLELDPAAPISVAYHSSGLSPVTLRVRVRVRPLGNVALYRDLGSTAAGAATATVTAIPYFLWANREPGPMRVWIPLVPHFVPQED; from the coding sequence ATGAGTCTCGCCCCGTACGGTCCCGTAGTCCCCACGCCCGGCGCGCTCGGCGTGTTCCGGCCGCTGCCCGCCGACGCGGTCCGGTTCGCCCCGGACGGGCTGCTCGGCGGCTGGCAGGCCCGCAACATCGCCGCCACCCTGCCACACTGCGTCGACCGGCTCGGCACCTACGGCAACCTGGACAACCTGCGGCGCGTCACCGGTGACAGCGACGCCGGGTTCCGGGGCTTCTGGTTCGCCGACACCGACGTGCACAAGACCCTGGAAGCGGCGTTCTGGTCCGGCAGCGCCCCGGCCTTCATCGAGACGGCCGCCGCGCTGCTGGAGAAGGCCCAGGACCCCGACGGCTACCTGAACTCCTACTACCAGGACGCCGCGAACCGCCCGAAACAGTGGGGTGAGCTGCACTTCAGCCACGAGATGTACACCGCCGGGCACCTGATCCAGGCGGCTGTGGCGGCAGCGCGTTCCGCGCCCGGCGATGCGGTGGCCCAGCAGGTCGTGTCGGTCGCGCGCCGATTCGCCGACCTTCTGGTGCAGCGGTACGAACAGTCGAACGAGGTCGACGGCCACCCGGAGATCGAGACGGCACTGGCCGAGTTGTACCGGGTCACCGGCCACCGCCCGTACCTGGACCTGGCCGCCCGTTTCCTCGGCAACCGTGGCCACGGCGTACTCGGGGAGGGGCGTTTCGGGTCCGCGTACTACCAGGACCATGAACCGTTGCGTGCGGTCAGCGAGGTGACCGGGCACGTGGTCCGGCAGCTCTACCTGCTGGCGGGAGCGGTCGACGTGGCCGTGGAGACCGGTGACACCGCGTTGCTGGCCGTGGCCGAACGGCTGTGGGACTCGGCGATCGACAGCCGCACCTACCTGACCGGTGGCCAGGGATCCCGGCACCGGGACGAGGCCTACGGCGACGCCTACGAGCTGCCGCCGGACCGCGCCTACGCCGAGACGTGCGCCGCCATCGCCAGTTTCCAACTCGGCTGGCGCCTGCTGCTGGCCACCGGGAACGTCGCGTACGCCGACGAGATGGAACGCGTACTGCACAACGCGATCGCCGCCAGCACCGCCGTCGACGGCACCGCCTTCTTCTACTCCACCCCACTGCAGCGGCGTACCGGGCACGACGGTGGCGGGGAGAACGCCCCCGGGCACCGGCTCGACTGGTACGACTGCGCGTGCTGCCCGCCGAACCTGGCCCGGCTGATGGCGTCGCTGCACACCTACGCGGCGACCGGTGACGACGACGGCCTGCAACTGCACCTGTACGGGACCGGTACGTTCACCACCGGCGTACACACGGTCGAAGTGCGGACCACGTATCCATGGGACGAGCAGATCAACGTCACCGTCACGTCGGACTCGGCGAACCCGTGGGCGCTGTCACTGCGGGTTCCGGCCTGGTGCGCCGACGTCCGCCTCACGATCAACGGGACTCCGGCCCCGGGCCGCTCCCAGGTCCACGACGGCTACCTGCGCCTGCACCGGATCTGGCATGCCGGTGACCAGGTCGTCCTCACGCTGGCCATGCCGGCTCGGCTGGTCGCCGCCCATCCGCGGGTCGACGCGGTCCGGGGCGCCGCCGCCCTGGTCCGGGGGCCGCTGGTCTACTGCCTCGAACACGCCGACACGACCGGCTCGCTCTTCGAGGACCTCGAACTCGACCCGGCGGCCCCGATCTCCGTCGCGTACCACAGCAGTGGACTGTCGCCGGTCACGCTGCGGGTTCGGGTACGCGTACGGCCGCTGGGGAATGTCGCTCTTTATCGCGATCTCGGCAGCACCGCGGCGGGGGCGGCGACCGCGACCGTCACCGCCATCCCCTACTTCCTGTGGGCCAACCGA
- a CDS encoding carbohydrate ABC transporter permease gives MAPDVMTRVPAPVAVGAGARSPRRSGRPGGHWTAWAFLAPIVIYLIAFYAYPLYRNLDLSLRHYTVRSFVRGDAPFSGLDNYRDVFADPAFGPALLHTVVFTVVSIVFQFAIGLALAVFFAQNFRLSATLRALFLVPWLLPLIVSASTWAWMLNSDSGIVNTFLGLINIDPVNWLTSPDWALTSVIIANIWIGIPFNLVVLYSGLQAIPAEVHEAAAIDGANGWQRFWRVTFPLLRPVSAITLLLGLVYTLKVFDLIWIMTKGGPADASTTFATWSYRFSFGSLLPEFGPGAAVGNLLILMALVFGLLYIRFQRRTA, from the coding sequence ATGGCACCGGACGTGATGACCCGGGTTCCCGCACCCGTCGCAGTGGGTGCGGGGGCGCGGTCTCCTCGCCGCAGCGGGAGGCCCGGTGGGCACTGGACGGCCTGGGCGTTTCTGGCGCCGATCGTGATCTACCTGATCGCGTTCTACGCCTATCCGCTGTATCGGAACCTGGACCTGAGTCTGCGGCACTACACGGTCCGGTCGTTCGTCCGTGGGGACGCCCCGTTCTCCGGGCTGGACAACTACCGTGACGTGTTCGCTGATCCGGCGTTCGGGCCGGCGCTGCTGCACACGGTGGTGTTCACCGTCGTCAGCATCGTGTTCCAGTTCGCCATCGGGCTGGCGCTGGCGGTGTTCTTCGCCCAGAACTTCCGGTTGTCGGCGACATTGCGGGCGCTGTTCCTCGTACCGTGGCTGCTGCCGTTGATCGTCAGCGCGTCAACGTGGGCGTGGATGCTCAACAGTGACTCCGGGATCGTCAATACGTTCCTCGGGTTGATCAATATTGATCCCGTCAACTGGTTGACGTCACCGGACTGGGCGCTGACCAGTGTGATCATCGCGAACATCTGGATCGGCATCCCGTTCAACCTGGTCGTGCTCTACAGCGGACTCCAGGCGATCCCCGCCGAGGTGCACGAGGCCGCCGCGATCGACGGGGCGAACGGCTGGCAGCGGTTCTGGCGGGTCACGTTCCCGCTGCTCCGGCCGGTCTCGGCGATCACCCTGCTGCTCGGGCTGGTCTACACGCTGAAGGTCTTCGACCTGATCTGGATCATGACGAAGGGCGGCCCGGCCGACGCGTCGACCACGTTCGCGACCTGGTCCTACCGGTTCAGCTTCGGCAGCCTGCTGCCCGAGTTCGGCCCCGGCGCCGCGGTCGGCAACCTGCTGATCCTCATGGCGCTGGTCTTCGGCCTGCTCTACATCCGTTTCCAGAGGAGAACGGCATGA
- a CDS encoding sugar ABC transporter substrate-binding protein, whose amino-acid sequence MSTLRAAAALTLAACLLTGCSNSTGTPTGSTAGTEFAIWDPYPQFDDSSDWVKLLTKCGTDAGVAVERTGYDTTDLTNKALLAAQQDNSPDVLIVDNPVVSTLADAGVLTTADELKVDTAAVSPNLLAAGQLGGKTYGIPIGANTLALYYNKKILDAAEVDPATIKDWASLTAALKKVKAAGKKGITFSAIGTEEGSFQFLPWFWGSGANLTQLDSPQGVAALELWTGWLKDGLAPNSVLNNTQTTSWQEFAAGDFAFSENGTWQLANAKKTGFEYGIIPVPSQAGGNAPAPTGGEFVTAPVQSDTGRYDTTEKLIACLTSADNAFTTDTTLSYIAATDAVQQKQVTENAELKVWVEAVQAAKGRTSDDLGTKYPKISQPLWTAFQASLSGSATPADALKAAQTTAAAATR is encoded by the coding sequence ATGTCCACTCTGCGTGCCGCCGCGGCGCTCACCCTCGCGGCCTGCCTGCTGACCGGCTGCTCGAACTCCACCGGAACTCCGACCGGCTCCACCGCCGGCACCGAATTCGCGATCTGGGACCCGTACCCGCAGTTCGACGACTCGTCGGACTGGGTGAAACTGCTGACCAAGTGCGGCACCGACGCCGGGGTGGCGGTCGAGCGGACCGGCTACGACACTACCGACCTGACGAACAAGGCACTGCTCGCCGCTCAGCAGGACAACTCGCCCGACGTGCTGATCGTCGACAACCCGGTGGTCTCCACACTGGCCGACGCGGGCGTGCTCACCACCGCCGACGAACTCAAGGTCGACACCGCAGCGGTCTCGCCGAACCTGCTCGCCGCCGGGCAGCTCGGCGGCAAGACCTACGGCATCCCGATCGGCGCCAACACCCTGGCCCTCTACTACAACAAGAAGATCCTGGACGCCGCTGAGGTCGACCCGGCGACGATCAAGGACTGGGCGTCGCTGACCGCGGCACTGAAGAAGGTGAAGGCGGCCGGGAAGAAGGGCATCACCTTCTCGGCGATCGGGACCGAGGAGGGCTCGTTCCAGTTCCTGCCCTGGTTCTGGGGTTCCGGCGCGAACCTGACCCAGCTCGACTCGCCGCAGGGCGTGGCCGCGCTGGAGCTGTGGACCGGGTGGCTGAAGGACGGGCTCGCCCCGAACTCGGTCCTCAACAACACCCAGACCACCAGCTGGCAGGAGTTCGCCGCCGGGGACTTCGCGTTCAGCGAGAACGGCACGTGGCAGTTGGCCAACGCCAAGAAGACCGGCTTCGAGTACGGGATCATCCCGGTCCCGTCGCAAGCCGGCGGAAACGCGCCCGCTCCGACCGGCGGCGAGTTCGTGACCGCGCCGGTGCAGTCGGACACCGGCCGGTACGACACCACCGAGAAACTGATCGCCTGCCTGACCAGCGCGGACAACGCGTTCACCACGGACACCACTCTCTCCTACATCGCCGCCACCGACGCGGTCCAGCAGAAGCAGGTCACCGAGAACGCCGAACTCAAGGTCTGGGTCGAGGCGGTCCAGGCAGCCAAGGGCCGGACCAGTGACGACCTGGGCACCAAGTACCCGAAGATCTCCCAGCCGCTGTGGACCGCGTTCCAGGCGTCCCTCAGCGGCTCGGCCACTCCGGCGGACGCCCTGAAGGCGGCCCAGACCACAGCCGCCGCGGCGACCAGGTAG
- a CDS encoding LacI family DNA-binding transcriptional regulator: MDRAVTISQVAALAGVSTGTASKALNGRGALRPETRLRVQQAAEQLGFVANAAARSLQTGRTYTVGMITTDSIGRFSIPLLIGAEDALGAGQMSIFLCDARDDPIREQYYLRTLLSRKVDGIIVTGRRTQARAPIGVRLPVPVVYAFISSADPRDCSVVPDEADGSRRAIRHLLAIGRHRIALVTGPEHHHSATVRARAAEDTLTTEGLSPAAPTLYGEWSEAWGRQAAGILLSTGADVDAVFCGSDQIARGLAEALTKAGRVIPRDVALIGFDNWDVMVEGCQPPLTSIDMDLEGIGRTAAERLLAAINGTPAHGQHARPCRLVPRASTAV, encoded by the coding sequence ATGGATCGCGCGGTGACCATCAGTCAGGTGGCCGCGCTCGCGGGGGTCTCCACCGGCACGGCGTCCAAGGCGCTCAACGGGCGCGGCGCGTTACGCCCGGAGACCCGGTTGCGGGTGCAGCAGGCCGCCGAACAGCTCGGATTCGTCGCCAACGCGGCGGCCCGGTCGTTGCAGACCGGCCGCACCTACACGGTCGGCATGATCACCACCGACAGCATCGGCCGGTTCAGCATCCCGCTGCTCATCGGGGCCGAGGACGCGCTCGGCGCCGGGCAGATGTCGATCTTCCTGTGTGACGCGCGGGACGACCCGATCCGCGAGCAGTACTACCTTCGCACCCTGCTCAGCCGCAAGGTCGACGGGATCATAGTGACCGGCCGGCGCACCCAGGCCCGCGCGCCGATCGGGGTGCGGCTGCCGGTGCCGGTGGTCTACGCGTTCATCAGTTCCGCCGACCCGCGGGACTGCTCGGTGGTGCCTGACGAGGCCGACGGTTCCCGGCGCGCGATCCGGCACCTGCTCGCCATCGGCCGGCACCGGATCGCCCTGGTCACCGGCCCCGAGCACCACCATTCGGCGACCGTGCGGGCCCGCGCCGCCGAGGACACCCTGACCACCGAGGGCCTGAGTCCAGCGGCACCCACCCTGTACGGGGAGTGGAGCGAGGCGTGGGGCCGGCAGGCCGCCGGGATCCTGCTCTCCACCGGCGCCGACGTCGACGCGGTGTTCTGCGGCAGCGACCAGATCGCCCGCGGTCTGGCCGAGGCGCTCACCAAGGCCGGCCGGGTGATCCCGCGGGACGTGGCCCTGATCGGCTTCGACAACTGGGACGTCATGGTCGAAGGCTGCCAGCCGCCGCTGACCAGCATCGACATGGACCTGGAAGGCATCGGCCGGACCGCCGCCGAGCGCTTGCTGGCAGCGATCAACGGCACTCCGGCACACGGCCAGCACGCCCGCCCCTGCCGCCTGGTCCCCCGCGCATCAACAGCGGTCTGA
- a CDS encoding LamG-like jellyroll fold domain-containing protein produces MRAWKISLVAVVLAAGTPAVPALAADLPTPVLAYEFDGDSTSSDVVTDSSGNGLNGTLVNGATATLADGALTLPGGGPTSDGAYVTIPRRALEGRTELTVSTRVKWDGTTAPWQWIYALGTDNTRYLFSTPYNGDGRLRTAVTKSGGGAESQVTGYTALPANQWRTITVTLGAGQLTTYLDGVVVAATTTTVTAADILGPATAPAGFIGRSFYQDPLFDGAIDTFRVYGSALTAAQVAEDSGVTPPTVTGLASTSFDVRTTIGVAPALPPTIRGEFTDGYDRDVPVTWAPIDPAQYAQRGTFTVTGTAAGRPVTATVTVIREGELTVDLGASTGAFHGGASGTLYGLYGDGLPTSNLIEGMNLRTVSTKAQDGPQHPGADALEVVKPLADATGGDVYVYMTDIHRGFPYQWPGSTPEEKITLFKQKIAKQVDQVLTLDVKYRDRIVFVPFNEPEGNMYGTGEWSYNKVSWLSDPTDWFRAWDEVHAIIKGKIPTARIAGPNTSILYEQVKGFLQHTVAAGTVPDVITWHELSHPEAVRDSVAKYRTWESEIIGRELPININEYAFNYHTSVPGQMIQWISAIEESKVDADIAYWNIDGNLSDSAVQANRGNGQWWLFNAYGQMTGETVRVSPPNPGQNYSLQGVATLDKNKKQARAIFGGAASAGYIRFANVPRYLGGRVHAWIREIPWTGQVGDSAQPRMIAEKNVSVVNGEVAFEFGQLDEASAYEIVLGPAVSSSAGQSPSLWQDSFEAEDAAYTGGGYSRNGPEGSPQDVSKFYTSGRYNVGGLRTGSDGVLDFTVDVPQDGVYDLSVFANSLNTFDLVREQGPTNVFLRVDGAAEQEIFLPLGYKWAVWDHTDTTVALTAGRHTISLAAKSLNPAKATKGDAIVDRITLALPNPAAATDVYEAELSTLTRAKAVPGGAELGRKGSATFWVYAKTDAAAVIKAIGTDVTLTVNGIKVNGRRVNSKPGGVTAATSTSGGITAAASLSGGVNKIVVSGMSGRARIDRLTVRQDAAALPSVTYEAEDARRGGTATVTAKPLASGGSAVTGVGGEPGNTNTLTFDVPAAKAGTHALRIRYSNPEQAVATHYNPDPLARHADISVNGGAAKRVLFPHSFHDDNFWELTVPVILKRGQNTITFRSEELPNFDGTTYASADWPDVLLRSKYAPLIDKVTVAPFSR; encoded by the coding sequence ATGAGAGCTTGGAAGATCTCCCTGGTGGCCGTGGTGCTGGCCGCCGGAACACCCGCCGTTCCCGCCCTCGCGGCCGATCTGCCCACACCCGTCCTCGCCTACGAGTTCGACGGTGACAGCACGAGCAGCGATGTCGTCACCGACAGCTCCGGCAACGGCCTGAACGGAACCCTGGTCAACGGCGCCACCGCCACCCTCGCCGACGGCGCGCTGACATTGCCCGGCGGCGGCCCCACCTCCGACGGCGCCTACGTCACCATCCCCCGGCGAGCCCTGGAAGGCCGCACCGAACTGACCGTCTCCACCCGCGTGAAGTGGGACGGCACCACCGCGCCGTGGCAGTGGATCTACGCGCTGGGCACGGACAACACCCGCTACCTGTTCAGCACCCCCTACAACGGCGACGGCCGACTGCGAACCGCGGTCACCAAGAGCGGCGGCGGGGCGGAATCCCAGGTCACCGGCTATACAGCTCTGCCCGCGAATCAGTGGCGGACGATCACCGTCACGCTCGGCGCGGGGCAGCTGACCACGTACCTGGACGGGGTCGTGGTCGCCGCGACGACGACCACCGTGACGGCCGCCGACATCCTCGGCCCGGCGACCGCGCCGGCGGGTTTCATCGGCCGCTCGTTCTACCAGGACCCGCTCTTCGACGGCGCGATCGACACCTTCCGCGTCTACGGCAGCGCGCTCACCGCCGCACAGGTCGCCGAGGACTCCGGTGTCACCCCGCCGACCGTCACCGGCTTGGCTTCCACCAGCTTCGACGTGCGGACCACGATCGGGGTCGCGCCCGCTCTGCCGCCGACGATCAGAGGCGAATTCACTGATGGGTACGACCGGGACGTGCCCGTGACCTGGGCGCCGATCGACCCCGCGCAGTACGCACAGCGCGGCACGTTCACCGTGACCGGCACCGCGGCGGGCCGTCCGGTGACCGCCACCGTGACCGTGATCCGTGAGGGCGAACTCACCGTCGACCTGGGCGCGAGCACCGGAGCGTTCCACGGCGGCGCGTCCGGAACCCTCTACGGCCTGTACGGCGACGGCCTGCCCACCAGCAACCTGATCGAGGGCATGAACCTGCGCACCGTCTCGACCAAGGCGCAGGACGGACCGCAGCACCCCGGCGCCGACGCCCTCGAAGTGGTGAAGCCGCTGGCCGACGCGACCGGCGGTGACGTCTACGTCTACATGACCGACATCCACCGCGGTTTCCCCTACCAGTGGCCCGGCAGCACGCCGGAGGAGAAGATCACCCTCTTCAAGCAGAAGATCGCCAAACAGGTTGATCAAGTGTTGACACTGGACGTCAAGTATCGCGACCGCATCGTCTTCGTGCCGTTCAACGAACCCGAAGGCAACATGTACGGCACCGGCGAGTGGAGTTACAACAAGGTCAGCTGGCTCAGCGACCCCACTGACTGGTTCCGCGCCTGGGACGAGGTCCACGCGATCATCAAGGGCAAGATCCCCACGGCGCGGATCGCCGGACCCAACACCAGCATCCTGTACGAGCAGGTCAAAGGCTTCCTGCAGCACACGGTCGCGGCCGGCACCGTGCCCGACGTGATCACCTGGCACGAGCTGAGCCACCCGGAGGCCGTCCGCGACAGTGTTGCGAAGTACCGCACCTGGGAGTCCGAGATCATCGGGCGGGAACTACCGATCAACATCAATGAGTACGCCTTCAACTACCACACGTCGGTACCCGGCCAGATGATCCAGTGGATCTCCGCGATCGAGGAGTCCAAGGTCGACGCGGACATCGCGTACTGGAACATCGACGGCAACCTGTCCGACTCGGCGGTCCAGGCCAACCGGGGCAACGGGCAGTGGTGGCTGTTCAACGCCTACGGGCAGATGACCGGGGAGACCGTCCGGGTCTCGCCGCCGAACCCGGGACAGAACTACTCGCTGCAGGGTGTCGCCACTCTGGACAAGAACAAGAAGCAGGCGCGGGCCATCTTCGGTGGTGCGGCCAGTGCCGGGTACATCCGGTTCGCGAACGTGCCCCGCTACCTCGGCGGCCGGGTGCACGCGTGGATCCGGGAGATCCCGTGGACCGGGCAGGTCGGTGACTCGGCGCAGCCGCGGATGATCGCCGAGAAGAACGTCAGCGTCGTGAACGGCGAGGTGGCGTTCGAGTTCGGCCAGCTGGACGAGGCTTCGGCGTACGAAATCGTGCTCGGACCGGCGGTCTCCTCCTCCGCCGGGCAGAGCCCGTCACTGTGGCAGGACTCCTTCGAGGCCGAGGACGCCGCATATACCGGTGGCGGCTACAGCAGGAACGGGCCGGAGGGCTCGCCGCAGGACGTGTCGAAGTTCTACACCTCGGGCCGCTACAACGTCGGCGGGCTGCGCACCGGCAGCGACGGTGTCCTCGACTTCACCGTCGACGTGCCGCAGGACGGTGTGTACGACTTGAGTGTCTTCGCCAATTCACTCAACACGTTCGACCTGGTGCGCGAGCAGGGGCCGACAAACGTGTTCCTGCGTGTCGACGGGGCCGCTGAACAGGAGATCTTCCTGCCGCTCGGTTACAAATGGGCGGTCTGGGATCACACCGACACCACGGTCGCGCTGACCGCGGGCCGGCACACGATCTCGCTGGCCGCGAAGAGCCTGAACCCGGCGAAGGCCACCAAGGGCGACGCGATCGTCGACCGGATCACCCTGGCCCTGCCGAACCCGGCCGCCGCCACCGACGTCTACGAAGCCGAACTGTCCACGTTGACCAGGGCGAAGGCGGTTCCCGGCGGTGCCGAACTGGGCCGCAAGGGCAGCGCCACCTTCTGGGTCTACGCGAAGACCGACGCCGCCGCCGTCATCAAGGCCATCGGCACAGACGTGACACTCACGGTCAACGGCATCAAGGTGAACGGCCGGCGCGTCAACAGCAAGCCCGGCGGCGTAACCGCGGCAACCTCAACGTCCGGCGGCATCACCGCGGCGGCCTCGCTGTCCGGGGGCGTCAACAAGATCGTCGTGTCCGGCATGTCCGGCCGGGCCCGGATCGATCGGCTCACCGTGCGGCAGGACGCTGCGGCGTTGCCGTCGGTCACCTACGAGGCCGAGGACGCCCGGCGCGGCGGCACCGCCACGGTCACGGCGAAACCCCTGGCCAGTGGCGGATCAGCGGTCACCGGTGTAGGCGGCGAACCTGGCAACACCAACACGCTGACCTTCGACGTCCCGGCGGCGAAGGCCGGAACTCACGCGCTGCGGATCCGCTACTCCAACCCGGAACAGGCGGTCGCCACCCACTACAACCCCGACCCGCTCGCCCGGCACGCCGACATCTCCGTCAACGGCGGCGCCGCCAAGCGGGTGCTGTTCCCGCACAGTTTCCACGACGACAACTTCTGGGAACTGACCGTGCCGGTCATCCTCAAACGGGGCCAGAACACGATCACGTTCCGCTCGGAGGAACTACCGAACTTCGACGGCACCACCTACGCCTCCGCCGACTGGCCGGACGTACTGCTCCGCTCGAAGTACGCCCCCCTGATCGACAAGGTGACTGTCGCACCGTTCAGTCGCTGA